The proteins below are encoded in one region of Vulpes lagopus strain Blue_001 chromosome 10, ASM1834538v1, whole genome shotgun sequence:
- the LOC121500476 gene encoding LOW QUALITY PROTEIN: lysine-rich nucleolar protein 1-like (The sequence of the model RefSeq protein was modified relative to this genomic sequence to represent the inferred CDS: inserted 1 base in 1 codon; deleted 2 bases in 1 codon) — MITKTHKGDLLGLPEKKKKKNKVVKEPETQYSVLNSHTYFSEICSTRATSPSKSVVLEQASEMPLVKKKKKKKGPSTLCEECLEPETVLRAGRTGKLSSSRKQALGSSEFQGGEKKKKRKSLRPLAMPPASRVKTSPDPKEDEEVTRVGKKPKKHKKEKKTQEATASSANDPWFCESGGALXYTCSVGKDGEEQATSGQKRKQGSPRECNVKMKKKKKIHQKGDTSLGHLECSKSVERRPRKGSKKPVKIEAPEYIPIGHNPKPPAKKKMKSKKKTEQPGIEEPALKRNKKKGKESRVVGESWEEEPDTDLEVVLEKKGNMDEAHIDQVRRKALQEEIDRESGKTEVSEPKKWTGTQFGQWDTAGFENEEQKLKFLKLMGGFKNVSPSFSRPSNTFGRPKQQDYDRAMSWKYKRGAGLSFSSAPDKIFYIDRNASKSIKFED, encoded by the exons ATGATCACCAAAACCCACAAAGGAGACCTG CTTGGGCtcccagagaaaaagaagaaaaagaataaggtgGTCAAAGAACCAGAGACTCAATACTCAGTTTTAAACAGTCATACTTATTTCAGTGAGATCTGTTCCACAAGAGCCACATCCCCTTCAAAGAGTGTGGTCCTAGAGCAGGCATCTGAGATGCCTctagtgaagaaaaagaagaaaaagaagggccCCAGCACCCTCTGTGAGGAGTGCCTAGAACCTGAGACTGTGTTACGTGCTGGACGGACAGGGAAGTTGTCTAGCTCCAGGAAGCAGGCTCTTGGTTCATCTGAGTTTCAAggtggggagaagaaaaagaagagaaagtcctTACGGCCTCTGGCCATGCCCCCTGCCTCAAGAGTAAAGACCTCCCCAGACCCCAAAGAGGACGAGGAGGTGACCAGAGTTGGCAAGAAACCCAAAAAGcacaagaaggagaaaaagacccAGGAGGCTACAGCCTCCTCAGCCAATGACCCTTGGTTCTGTGAGTCTGGGGGTGCTC TATACACTTGTTCAGTGGGGAAGGATGGCGAGGAGCAGGCAACCTCAGGGCAGAAACGAAAGCAGGGGAGCCCCAGAGAATGCAatgtgaagatgaagaagaaaaagaaaatccaccagAAGGGAGATACTTCTCTAGGGCACCTTGAGTGCTCTAAGTCTGTAGAGAGACGCCCTAGGAAAGGAAGTAAGAAGCCAGTCAAAATTGAGGCTCCAGAATATATCCCAATAGGACATAACCCCAAACCCCCTgccaagaagaaaatgaagtccaAGAAAAAGACAGAGCAGCCAGGGATTGAGGAACCAGCTCtgaagaggaataaaaagaaggggaaagagagcaGAGTAGTGGGAGAATCTTGGGaagaggagcctgacacagactTAGAGGTGGTGTTGGAAAAGAAAGGCAACATGGATGAGGCGCACATAGACCAGGTGAGGCGAAAGGCCTTGCAAGAAGAGATCGATCGTGAGTCAGGCAAAACAGAAGTTTCTGAACCAAAGAAGTGGACAGGAACTCAGTTTGGCCAGTGGGATACTGCTGGTTTTGAAAACGAGGAACAGAAATTGAAATTTCTCAAACTTATGGGTGGCTTTAAAAATGTGTCCCCTTCATTCAGCCGCCCCTCTAACACATTTGGAAGGCCCAAACAGCAGGACTATGACCGGGCCATGAGCTGGAAGTACAAGCGTGGTGCTGGCCTCAGCTTCTCCTCTGCTCCAGACAAAATCTTTTATATTGACCGGAATGCTTCCAAGTCCATCAAGTTTGAAGATTAA